DNA sequence from the Vibrio ishigakensis genome:
CAGAATCAGTTTGTAGATAACAAGAATGAGACCATCTTAGATAAAGCAACTGGCTTAACTTGGCAAAAGGGTGATAGTCAGCAGCAGATGGACTTTCCTTCTGCTCTTGCCTACTGTGAGAACCTAAATCTTGCGGGGACAGACAACTGGCGACTGCCTAACGTCAAAGAGCTGCAATCTATCGTGGATTATACCCGCTCTCCAGCCTCATCTAGTTCCCCTGCCATAGACCCGATATTTGAGACGACTAAGATTGCTAACGAGGCCAAGCAGAAGGATTATGCAAACTACTGGAGTAGCACCACACATCAAAGCATGAGAGGTGGAAAAGCAGCGGCTTATGTCTCGTTTGGGCGTTCCATGGGTTATATGAAGAATGAGTGGATTGATGTTCATGGTGCAGGAGCCCAGCGTAGTGACCCCAAGACTGGAGACGCGAGTCGCTACCCTACAGGCCGAGGACCGCAGGGAGATGCTATCCGTATCGATAATATGGTGCGTTGTGTGAGTGGTGGTGAGGCTGAATTTGTTAAACAACCGGCTACTACGCAAAGACCCTCACAGAGTTTTGCTAATCGCTAATACAACAAAGGGGCTTGATGCCCCTTTTCTAGATTAGATTTCCACTATCACCTTACCGATAGCCGTTCGACTCGCTAGGTGGTCGTGCGCCTTGCCCACTTCCTCGAGCGGGAACACCTGAGGGTCGACAATTGGGGTAAGAAAACCCTCTTCCGCTATGTGTGACATGGCTTTCAGGATGCCCGAATGTTGCTCTCGGTTAACGTTGTGGATCATAGGTATCAGCATAAACACTACGTGTAGCGATAGCCCTTTTAGGTGCACCATTGAAAGATCGAGTTCCAGTAGAGAGACGGTTGTCGCTATCTGGCCGTTCAGCTTTGTGGCTTCGATGGAATTTGGCAGGTTTGCGCCGCCGACCGAATCATAAACCACGTCAAAACCAATTCCACCAGTATATTTCTCAACATAATCGGCAACGCTTTCGGTGTTGTAATTGATACCTATAGCACCTAGCTCTTCAATCAGTTTGATCTGTTTGTCTGAACTGCCAGTGGCATAAACATCAGCGCCAAAGTGTTTCGCCAATTGGATGGCAATATGCCCCACGCCACCTGCGCC
Encoded proteins:
- a CDS encoding zinc-dependent alcohol dehydrogenase family protein, giving the protein MKAMVVKEFGGSDAFVLDDIPKPEVSAGNVLVKIVATSVNTVDMMIREMGPGLPFSPPAPAVLGMDFAGVVEAVGDGVNDYQVGDEVYGCAGGLGDLQGTLAEYMVADARLIARKPKNLSMQQAAAIPLVGITAYEGLDRAGLRPGHKILIHGGAGGVGHIAIQLAKHFGADVYATGSSDKQIKLIEELGAIGINYNTESVADYVEKYTGGIGFDVVYDSVGGANLPNSIEATKLNGQIATTVSLLELDLSMVHLKGLSLHVVFMLIPMIHNVNREQHSGILKAMSHIAEEGFLTPIVDPQVFPLEEVGKAHDHLASRTAIGKVIVEI